One part of the Vitis riparia cultivar Riparia Gloire de Montpellier isolate 1030 chromosome 8, EGFV_Vit.rip_1.0, whole genome shotgun sequence genome encodes these proteins:
- the LOC117920929 gene encoding secoisolariciresinol dehydrogenase-like has protein sequence MNAAIPLTQRLAGKVALITGGASGIGASTAKLFVKHGAKVIVADVQDQLGRSVCKEIGPEETVFYDHCDVTCDSDVQNAVDTAISKYGKLDIMFSNAGISGEMDSEILLSDNTNFKRVFDVNAYGAFLAAKHAARVMIPAKTGCIIFTSSAASVVSVGVTHAYVASKHAVVGLANNLCVELGQHGIRVNCISPFAVATPILRKGVGIMEKRKVEELVCSAANLKGVVLEAEDIAEAALYLGSDDSKYVSGINLVVDGGYSITNPSFGMVFKSHLSSTHPSQN, from the exons ATGAATGCTGCCATTCCCCTCACCCAGAG GTTAGCAGGTAAGGTGGCACTAATAACTGGTGGAGCCAGTGGCATAGGTGCCTCCACTGCCAAGTTATTTGTAAAACATGGTGCCAAGGTCATAGTTGCAGATGTCCAAGACCAACTTGGACGCTCCGTTTGCAAAGAAATTGGTCCAGAAGAAACTGTTTTCTATGACCACTGCGATGTAACATGTGACTCCGACGTCCAAAACGCCGTCGACACTGCCATATCCAAGTATGGGAAACTCGACATCATGTTCAGCAACGCCGGCATCTCAGGCGAGATGGATTCAGAAATCTTACTCTCTGATAACACAAACTTTAAACGGGTTTTCGATGTGAATGCGTATGGGGCTTTCTTGGCCGCTAAGCATGCCGCTAGAGTTATGATTCCAGCTAAGACAGGATGTATTATATTTACTTCAAGTGCGGCTTCAGTTGTTTCAGTGGGCGTCACACATGCATATGTGGCATCGAAGCATGCTGTGGTGGGACTTGCCAACAACTTATGTGTGGAGTTGGGACAACATGGGATAAGAGTTAATTGCATATCTCCGTTCGCAGTGGCAACACCTATATTAAGGAAAGGAGTAGGAATAATGGAGAAGAGGAAGGTTGAAGAGTTAGTTTGCTCTGCGGCCAACCTAAAAGGTGTGGTGTTAGAGGCGGAAGACATCGCAGAGGCAGCCTTGTATCTGGGGAGCGATGACTCCAAGTACGTTAGCGGGATCAACTTGGTGGTGGATGGCGGTTACAGCATTACTAATCCCTCTTTTGGAATGGTATTTAAATCTCACTTGTCATCAACCCATCCATCCCAAAACTAA
- the LOC117920864 gene encoding secoisolariciresinol dehydrogenase-like, whose amino-acid sequence MMSAAIPITQRLAGKVALITGGASGIGECTARLFVKHGAKVIVADVQDQLGRSLCQEIGSEETIFYVHCDVTCDADIQNAVDTAISKYGKLDIMFSNAGISGEMESRIVLSDNTNFKRVFDVNAYGAFLAGKHAARVMIPAKTGCIIFTASVVSVVAEGAIPYAYVASKHAVVGLANNLCVELGQYGIRVNCISPFGVATPMLRQGAGMIEKSKVEELVSSSANLKGIVLEAEDVAKAALYLGSDDSKYVSGMNLVVDGGYSITNPSFGSVFKTLFS is encoded by the exons ATGATGAGTGCTGCAATTCCCATCACACAGAG GTTAGCAGGCAAGGTGGCACTAATAACAGGTGGAGCCAGTGGCATAGGCGAGTGCACTGCGAGGTTATTTGTGAAACATGGTGCCAAGGTCATAGTCGCAGACGTCCAAGACCAACTTGGGCGCTCCCTTTGCCAAGAAATTGGTTCCGAAGAAACCATTTTCTATGTCCATTGCGATGTAACATGTGACGCTGACATCCAAAACGCCGTCGACACTGCCATATCCAAGTATGGGAAACTCGACATCATGTTCAGCAACGCCGGCATCTCAGGCGAAATGGAGTCAAGAATCGTACTCTCTGATAACACAAACTTTAAACGGGTTTTCGATGTGAATGCGTATGGGGCCTTCTTGGCCGGTAAGCATGCCGCAAGAGTTATGATTCCAGCTAAGACAGGATGTATTATATTTACTGCAAGTGTGGTTTCCGTTGTTGCGGAGGGGGCGATCCCATATGCATATGTGGCATCGAAGCATGCTGTGGTGGGACTTGCCAACAACTTGTGTGTGGAGTTGGGACAATATGGGATAAGAGTTAATTGTATATCTCCATTTGGAGTGGCAACACCCATGTTAAGACAAGGAGCAGGAATGATTGAGAAGAGCAAGGTTGAAGAGTTGGTTTCTTCTTCAGCCAACCTAAAAGGTATAGTATTGGAGGCGGAGGATGTCGCAAAGGCAGCCTTGTATCTGGGGAGCGATGACTCCAAGTATGTCAGCGGGATGAACCTGGTGGTAGACGGCGGTTACAGCATTACTAATCCCTCCTTTGGATCGGTATTTAAAACTCTCTTTTCGTAG
- the LOC117919822 gene encoding secoisolariciresinol dehydrogenase-like, producing the protein MNAAIPLTQRLAGKVALITGGASGIGASTAKLFVKHGAKVIVADVQDQLGRSVCKEIGPEETVFYDHCDVTCDSDVQNAVDTAISKYGKLDIMFSNAGIHGEMESRIILSDNTNFKRVFDVNAYGAFLAAKHAARVMIPAKTGCIIFTSSVASVVSEEISHAYVASKHAVVGLANNLCVELGQYGIRVNCVSPFGVATPMLQKGVGIMEKRKVEELVSSAANLKGVALEAEDIAEAALYLGSDDSKYVSGINLVVDGGYSITNPSMGMVLKSHSSSTHPSQN; encoded by the exons ATGAATGCTGCCATTCCCCTCACCCAGAG GTTAGCAGGTAAGGTGGCACTAATAACTGGTGGAGCCAGTGGCATAGGCGCCTCCACTGCCAAGTTATTTGTGAAACATGGTGCCAAGGTTATAGTTGCAGATGTCCAAGACCAACTTGGGCGCTCAGTTTGCAAAGAAATTGGTCCAGAAGAAACCGTTTTCTATGACCACTGCGATGTAACATGTGACTCCGACGTCCAAAACGCCGTCGACACTGCCATATCCAAGTATGGGAAACTCGACATCATGTTCAGCAACGCCGGCATCCATGGCGAAATGGAGTCAAGAATCATACTCTCTGATAACACAAACTTTAAGCGGGTTTTCGATGTGAATGCGTATGGGGCTTTCTTGGCCGCTAAGCATGCCGCTAGAGTTATGATTCCAGCTAAGACAGGATGTATTATATTTACGTCAAGTGTGGCTTCAGTTGTTTCGGAGGAGATCTCACATGCATACGTGGCATCGAAGCATGCTGTGGTGGGACTTGCCAACAACTTATGTGTGGAGTTGGGACAATATGGGATAAGAGTTAATTGTGTATCTCCTTTCGGAGTGGCAACACCCATGTTACAGAAAGGAGTAGGAATAATGGAGAAGAGGAAGGTTGAAGAGTTAGTTTCCTCTGCGGCCAACCTAAAAGGTGTGGCGTTAGAGGCGGAAGACATCGCAGAGGCAGCCTTGTATCTGGGGAGCGATGACTCCAAGTACGTTAGCGGGATCAACTTGGTGGTGGATGGCGGTTACAGCATTACTAATCCCTCTATGGGAATGGTACTTAAGTCTCACTCGTCATCAACCCATCCATCCCAAAACTAA